The Thermococcus eurythermalis genomic sequence TCGTCAAGGGCTCCACAGTCTTTGGGCTTAACGTCCTTCAGGTTGACTTCTCCAGCAACATCTCGGTCAGGGATTCAAGCGTCAAGTACCTTATGCTGAACTCGACGCAGTATGTTGGTGAAAAGGCCGAGGAGAGCTACGGAGAGAAGAGCGCAAAGGGCGTGGTCGAGATTGCCGGACTCCGCGACGTGAGGAGGATTGGAATAAACACCCGCTATCCACTTCTCAGAAAAATCCTTGAAGAGCACGGGGTCAACGTCTCGGAAGGCGGCAGGAGGACCGTAAAAGTCAATTCTCTGATAATCCGGGACGTCTCTTTTGACGCCGCACCCAGATACAAGCGTCAGGTCAGGCTTTCAATAGGCGGGTTTTCTGGGAATCTTGTTCTTGAGAACCTCGATGTGTTTGGTCATATTGAAATCAGCTGGAGCAACCTGAAGAGCCCGGAGTTCGTTCACGTGCTCATTCACAGCAACCTGATAATCAGGAAGTCCCACATTACCGTTGGGCCGACGTGGGCAATGACCGTTCTCCCGAGCCTGCCCATTGAGCTCACCGTTAGCGGGTTCATGATAATAGAGGACTGCCATTTCAACAACCCGTACGCCGAAGAGGTATTCTACCGCCTCGCGAGGACGAGCTGGGAGCGCAGCGGGGACTTTGAAAGGGCCGACGAGTACTACTACCTTGAGATGGTCGCCCGGAGGAAGGCCCGGCTGAAGGCAAGGAGAAAAGGGCTGAGAAAGCTCTTTGACCGTTTCGAAGTCCTCTTTGAGTGGCTCTTTGCCGACCTGACGTGCAAGTACGGGACTGACTGGAAGAGACCAATACTGATATGGCTCTTCATCGTCAACGTCTTGTTTCCTGTCTTGTTCTTCGTGACGAAGAGTGTTCAGGGGCTTTCCAGCAGTCTAAGCTTCCTCGACTACGAGTACTTCAGCATCGTTACTGCCACGACGCTCGGCTACGGTGACTACCACCCGATAGGCGTGGGGAGGATTATAGCCTCAGTTGAGGCGCTTTTCGGAATGTTTATGTGGGCGGTATTCCTGACGGTGTTCGCGAGGAAGTACATGAGGTGATAAAATGCGCGTCGGGCTGATTGTTAACCCCATAGCGGGCATGGGGGGAAAGGTCGCCCTCAAGGGCACCGACGGGGTTGTTGAGGAAGCTATCCGGCGTGGAGCGAGGCCAGTTTCGCCCGACCTCGTCAGGCTCTTTCTGCGGGAGCTGTCCCACTACCCTGGGGCCAGGTCCATAGTTTTTCTCACAGGGCCCGGGCCCCTCGGTGAGGACTACCTGCGGGAGTTAGGCTTTAAGTTTGAGGTCATCCCCCTTGAAGTCCGCTACCGGGAGGTTGATGGAGTTGTAATACCCGACACGGGCCCGGAGCACACAAAGGCGCTGGCCCGTGAGATGCTCGACAAGGTAAGTCTGATACTCTTCGCGGGCGGTGATGGGACTGCAAGGGACATCGTGAGCGTCGTCGGTAAAAAAGTCCCAATCCTGGGGATTCCAACCGGAGTTAAGATGTATTCCGGCGTTTTTGCCGTCTCCCCTGAGAAGGCGGTGGAAGTGCTTGTCAAGTTCCTGCGCGGGGAGGCCAGGCTGGAGGAGCGTGAGGTTAGGGACATAGACGAGGACTCGTTCCGCCGTGATGAGGTCAGGGCAAAGACCTACTGGACTGCCCTCGTCCCGGTCGTGGAGAACCTCGTGCAGGGGAGTAAGGAGGCCGTGAAGGCCGACGAGAGTGAGGAGCTTGAGGCCCTCGCCGAGGCAGTCGCCGAGGAAATTCTTGAGAACGACGGTATCTACTTCCTGGGCTCAGGCTCGACAATAAAGCGCATAAAGGACAGTCTGGGCATAGAGGGAACGCTCCTCGGCGTTGACGTCGTCGAGGTGAAAGACGGCAGGGCGAGGCTCCTTGTCAAAGACGCGACGGAGCGGGACTTGCTGAGGTTCGTGGACGGGGATCCTAAGGTCGTCGTCACCGTCGTGGGCGGTGCGAACTTTCTCTTTGGGCGGGGCAACCAGCAGTTCTCGGCGGAAGTCCTGAGGAGGATTCCCAGAGAGAACGTGCTCGTGGTCGCCACGCCCGACAAGGTTAAGGGGCCCATTAGAGTGTACACCGGGGACAGGGAAGTTGACGACAAGTTCAGGGGCTACCTGAGAGTTCGCGTGAGTTCGTGGATGGAGAGGCTTGTCAAGGTCATTTAGGCCCGCCGGAACCCATTTATACTTTCCCTGCTTTATTTTTTCGGGGATTCTGATGAGGCACAGTAAGATAGCGTTTAAGGTTCTCGAAGCCGGGGAGCCGGTCTTCTACGACCCCGTTTACCACGGCAGGACGCTTAAGGTCTTTGGAATGGACGATTACCCGGTCAGGTTCATCTCCTATGCGGTCGGCGAGTACCAGAAGCTCGGGTATTCGGCGGTCGTTTTCGACACGACGGGAGAAGTTAAGGGCGACTTCGATACTGTGATTGAGGTTCGCGACGGTTCACCGCTTGGGCTCGACCCGATAAAGCTCTTCCGTGTGGGCTACTTTGACCCTTACACCGCCGTTTCCATAGTCCAGACGCTTTATGGCCTCGATAGGTCATTAACCGACAGGCTCTACGTTGACGTGCTCCTTAGGAAGGTCTCAAGCGTTCCTGAGGCCGTTAGAAGAGATGAGAAGTACTCGGAAGTCATACTTGAGAGCTACACACCGCTAGACGAGGCACTCTACACGGGTGAGCTCCCTGAACTCAAGGGGAGCGTCCTTGTTAACCTCGGCGAAGCGCACAGTATAACCCTGGTTGGTGCCGTGTTCCTCACGCTCGCGGCGGCCTTTGAGAAGAGGCGCGAGACGGTTCTTGGCCTCGTTGACGGCGCCGTTCTCGCCTACACTCCCGCAGGGAGCGCCGCTCTGTCGCTCCTTACAAGGCCGCTGAGGACTAGGGTTACGGTCGTTGCCAGCCAGTATGCTACCGATTCGCTTCTGAACGTAGGGGGCCCAACTCTCCTTTTGTACCACGACCCCGACGTCCAGTTCCTTGTCTACGAGTCGAACGGTATCCCAATGGGCCCCGTGCGGAAGTACGTGAGCAAGGGAGATGGAGCATTGATATTGGTGAGTCCGGAGAGTGTTGACGTTATTTTTGGTGAGTTGCCCGAGGATGTACTCCAATGAGTTTTTTTGTCCCTTAAAGTTTTTAAGTGGTTCTTCAAACTTTTACTGGTGAGTAAAAAATGGTGTATTATGAGCATGCCACAGACCCGGTTACGTTCGGGACGCTCTTTTTGGCATACTACCTCTCAATAATGGTGGCCGTACTCCTATGGTTCGCCACCTCGTACGAGTACATCAGAAAGGGTAACTACCGGCTGAAGCGGCTTGCGGGCTTTCTTGCGGTTGCTGTTGTCATAACGTCGCTTTCAGGGGCTGAACTGCTCGACGAGTACCTTTACCTCCACATGCCCTATGATGAAAAGATAACGTGCCTTTCGTCTTCCTGCATAATGTCTTCGGCCCTCATAACCGAGTATGGCTTCAGCAGGGAAGAGTTGGAGGCTTTGGGTGTTCCCTCTTTTGGGGTCATCAACGTCTACCGTCTTGTTGATACGGGCATTTCCCACGACCTTAAACTCCCAAAAAGGCTGAATCACATCGTCATGACGCGGCCGTGGCTGGTTCTGCCGGTGGTTGACGTCTACGTTTACGAAGTCTCGGAAGTCAACGGGACAAAGCGGATTGTGGACAAGGAGCACTACTATCTCGTGTGGCCGACGTCCCCGGGAGGGCTCCTGACTGAGAAGCTCAACTTCGAGTTCAGTGTGATGATTCACAGCGGATAGATTTAGCGTGAAGTCCTTCCTCTAGTTTTCTCAGTTCTCGTCTTTTATTTCCGGTTTTTAAAAAGAAAAAATTGAATCACCGAAGACCCCTGACAAGCTCTTCCATGACGCCGAGGAAGGTCTCGACCTCTTCGATGCTGTTGTAGACGTGGAAAGAGGCCCTGACCGTGCCGTTCACGCCCAGCTTCTTCATCACAGGCAGGGCGCAGTGGTGGCCGCTCCTAACCATGATGTTGTGCTCGTCGAGTATGGCCGCGACGTCGTGCGGGTGCAGACCGGGCACGTTAAAGCTCACAACGCCTGCGTGCTTCTTCAGGTTCCTCGGCCCGTACCACGGCACTTCTAGCTCGTCAAGGCCCTCGGTAATGCGCTTCACGAGCTTGTGCTCCTGTCTCTCGATTTTATCTATTCCAATTTTTTCGATGTACCTTATTCCCGCGGCAAGGCCTATCGCACCGCCTATGTTGGGGGTACCTGCTTCAAACCTCTCAGGAGGCTCGGTCAGCTTGTAGCCGTCGAGGTCTACGTCCTCAATCGTCCCGCCGCCTATCATGGGCGGCTCGAAGGCGTCAAAGAACTCCTCGCTGATGTAGAGGACGCCTATTCCCGTCGGCCCCATCGGCCCCTTGTGGCCCGACAGCCCTAAGAAGTCCGCGTGGAGCTTTTTCACGTCCACTTCCATGTGGCCGGCGCTCTGGGCGGCGTCAACGACGAATATCGCCCCCTCTTCCTTTGCCATCTTCCCGAGCTCTTCAACCTCGTGGATAACTCCGAGGGCGTTCGAGACGTGCTGGACCGCGACGAGCTTGGCGCCTTTAACTTTCCTTTCCGCATCACTTAAATCGAGGTTTCCCTCGTCGTCACCGTCTATGAACTCAAGCCTCAGCCCGAGCTTTTTAGCTAATCTCTGCCAGGGGAGTAAATCCGAGTGGTGCTCGTAGGGGGTCGTTACTATCTTGTCTCCCCGCTTGAAGATGCCCTCAAGGCCGAGGGCGACCAGGTTGAGGCTCTCGCTCGTGTTCTTGGTGAAGACTATTTCTTCAAACTTCGCGTTTAGGAAGTCGGCAACTACCTTTCTGCTCTCCTCGTACTTGTGGGTCGCCATCTGGGAGAGCCTGTGAATGCCGCGATGAACGTTGGCGCGGTACTTGAGGTAGTACTCGTCCATCGCCTCTATAACCGGCTTCGGCGTGAGCGAAGTGGCCGTGTTGTCGAAATAAATCACCTCGCTCGTCAGCGGGATATCCTTTCTTACGTCTTCAGGAATCCTCATGAGACCACCTCCAGAACTCCGGCGCAGTCGTAAATTATCCTGGCCAGTTCTTCCCCCTTCTTCGCGTCCTCCAGAAGCTTGATGATTATCTTCCCGCTCGGATAAACGCTTACCTCGTAGCCGTCCATCTCGGCGATGAGCATCATGTTCGGGAGAAGTTTCTTTACGGTGTAGCCTTTCTCCTTTAGACACTGTGCAGTCTTCGTTAGGTCGAGCTGTATCTTCTTCTCCCACGAATAGGCCCCTATAACGACGCCCTTCATCGTGACGCAGGGTTTTGAGATAATCATACTTCACCACCGGCCTTATCTTTGCAAGAGAACTTTATACCGCTTTCCTGAACCAGAGGTTAGAAACAAGAATGAACCAAAGCCCTTATAAGTCGTGCTACTTTTTTGCCAAATGGTGATACCAATGAAGGTTCTCGTAAGCGGTAAGGGCGGCTGCGGGAAGAGCACGATAAGCGCTATGCTCGGCAAGTACCTCGCAGGTAAAGGCTACCGCGTTCTTATCATAGACGCCGACGAGTCCAACCCTGGCCTCTACAGGATGCTTGGTCTTCCGAAAGTGAAAACTTTGGCCGAGCACCTCGGCGGGAAGAAGAGGGCCAAAATCCTCATGGCGGCGGAAGGAAAAGGTGAGCTCGATGAAGAGCTCTTCAACTGGACGCTTGACGATATCCCCGGGGAGATTCTGGCCAAAAAAAGAAACCTCGCCGTCCTGACCATCGGGAAGATTGAAGAGGCCGAGGAAGGCTGTGCCTGCCCCTATGGATTCCTGGCGAGAAAGCTCCTCGAAGGCATAACGCTGAAAGACGGCGAAATCATCATAGTTGACACCGAGGCGGGCATAGAACACTTCGGCAGGGGCATTGATAAGTACGTTGACGTTGTCATTGATGTTGCAGAGCCCTCCGCTGAGTCTATAGAGCTCTCAAAGAAGATAGCCACTCTGAGCGAGAGCCTTGGATTGAAGCACATTTTGGTTCTCAACAAAGCCCTGCCCGGCGTCGAGGAGGAGCTTCCGGTCAAGCCCGATGTTGTCATACCCTTCGACCAGAACTTCATACTCGGGAGCCTGAAGGGCAGGGAGATTGAGCCGATACCGCAGATAGAAGAGCTGTGGAAAAAAGTGGAGAGCTCCCCTTAACATATCCTCGGCACGGGGTCTCCGGCGGGGGGCTCCATGAAGCGCTTTCCGCCGATTCCAGTCTCTAAGAGAACTTTCCCCCTGTATTCTTCTATTACCTCCCCTATTATCGCCGCGTCCTTGCCCCTCTTCGTTTTCCTCATTGCTTCAAGTGCCTCTTCCGCATACTCCTTGGCAACAACCATGACGACCTTGCCCTCGTTCGCAACATCGTAGGGACTGATTCCCAGCATCTCGCTCGCGGCCTTCACCTCTGGCTTCACGGGTATATCTGCTTCCCTCACGAGGATTCCGACGTTGCTCTTTCTCGCTATCTCGTTGAGAGCGTTGCTCAACCCTGCCCTGGTTGGGTCTTTCATAGCGTGGATGTTCTCCCAGCCGATGGCCTTTGCAACTGCCTCAACGACCTCCCATATGGGAGCTACGTCGCTCTTCAGCTCGGTTTCGAAGGCTATGCCCTCCCTGTGGCTCATCAGCGCTATCCCGTGGTCGCCTATCGTCCCGCTGACCAGAACAACGTCGCCGACCTTCGCTCCAGCGTCGCTTATCGGCCTCTCCGCGATTCCAACCCCTGCGGTAATCACGAACATCTCTATGGGGTCTTCGACCACCTTGGTGTCGCCCGTGACTATTGGAACGGGAACTTCTTTGGCGGTTTCGTCCATCGAGCGGAGAACCTTCTCAAGGACTTCCATGTCGAGGCCTTCCCCGATAATCATCGAGTTTGCTAAGGCTAAAGGCTTCGCGCCCATCACCGCCAAATCGTTCACCGTCCCGCTAACCGCGAGCCTTCCTATGTCTCCACCCGGGAAGAAGAGCGGTTTGACCGTGTGGCCGTCTATTGTAAACACAAGGTGCTTGTCTCCAAATGGTATCGTCGCCCCGTCGTCGAGCGCGTCCAGCCCTATTCCACCCGCGCTCTTCAGGGTCAGAGTTTTCAATATAACGTCCCTGAGGAGTTCCTCCATTATTTCTCCGCCGGCCCCGTGTTCGAGCTTTATCTTTTCGCTCATTTTCAACCCTCCAGAAAGCCTTTCGAAGTTAGATAGCGCCTCGTAAATTCGAGGAATTCTTCGGCACGCCTTATGTTTTCGCGCGCCTCCTCCTCGGTGATGTCCACAACAAAGGAGTAATCGGCGGTCTGTCTGAGATTAAATGCGGTTCTTAGGTAAGTGAAAAACTTGTGGGGGATCTCTCCCGTCTTGACGAAATCTCTGCCCAGAAGTGCTATGACCGCAGAATGCTTCGAAACGCGTATGTTTTTGGTCATAAGAATTGCCTCGGCGCAGTAAAACATAGAGTAGTACGCTCTTGAAAGTGCAAAGGCGTAGAAACCGTTTTCAAACAGTGTCCTGGCGGCCTCGATGCTCTTCCTGGCTTTCCTTAGTATCTCCGCGTACTCCCTCATATCTTGATGCCCTCCGTGTGAACCGTTTGAATTAGCGGATCGTGCTCCATTTTCGCGTTTGTGGGATAGACAATAACCGAAATAACAAGCCCCCTGTCAAGGAGATACTTTTCAGTAACCTCGCTGAGCCTGTCGTATTCGTCGAGCGTCAACCTCCTCTTGACTATGATGAGGACGTCAACGTCGCTGTCTTCCCTCGCCTCTCCCCTAGCGTAGGAGCCGAAGAGTATGACCTCCACTAAGTCATCGCCGAGTATTTCTTTGGCTTTTTCCTTAACCTCCCGAAGGATATTAAGGAGTTCCTCTCGTGGTATCGTGGCCACCACTCTCCCCCCTACGGCTTTCTGCGTTTCACCACTTAAACCTTCACAGCATCAGGTCTTCCTTCGTAAGGTAGCCCTCTAGGTAGAGGCCACCCAGGAATGCTTGGCCAACGTTTATCCCGTTGTCCCCCCTCGGGACTTCGGTTGTGACGTGGAACCTAAGGCCCGACGCCTCCACAGCCTTCCTCACCGTCTTGACGATGAGCTCGTTGTAGGCAACGCCGCCGCTCATGGTGACATCTTTCACGCCGAACTCCCTTGCCTTCTCAATCGCGACCTCTGCGAAGGCCCTCGCAAGGGCGAGGTGGGCGGAATAGGCTATGTCGGCGGGCGGAGCTTTCTCAAGAACGCCGAGAATCTGTGCAAAGAGCTCTTCAACTTTTATCAGCTCTCCCTCAACTGGAACCTCGAACTTGAGGTCGTTCTTGCCCTTCATGGCAAAGCTCTCAAGCTTCATCGCAGGCTCTCCCTCGTAGTGCCTCCTGTAGGCGACGTTTAGCAGGACTGCCAGGGCGTCGAGAACCCTTCCAGTCGAGGAGGCATAGCTCGTGTTGATGCCCTTCGCCAGCTGGGTCAGTACGACGTTGAACTCAACCTTTCCGTAGCGGAGGCTCTCGATGGCCTTTGGACAGCACTTGGTTATGATTCCCTCCAGCTCCTCAACGCTGTATATATTGCTCAGAATTCCCATTAAAGCCCTGAGCGGGTAGTAGCTCGCCAAATCTCCGCCGGGGAGCGGGTAGTAGTCTATGTGGGTCAGCCTTTCAACGTCCTCATAACCGAGGTAGAGAACCTCACCGCCCCACGTGTTCCCGTCGGTTCCATAGCCGACTCCGTCCACAGCGATTCCAACGGCGCTCTCAAGGTTCTTCTCGGCTAAAACGCTCGCTATGTGGGCGTAGTGGTGCTGAACTTGGAGCAGCTCCACGTCGAGCTCGTTCGCCAGCTCCATGGCGAGCTTCGTGGTGTTGTAGCTTGGGTGGAGATCGGCTATGATTAAATCGAAGTCCTTCACGCGAAGGATTTTCCTGAAGTGCTCTATTGCTTCCCTCATGAACTCAAGAACCTCGACCTTCCCCGTGTTGCCGATGTACTGGCTTGGGTATACCTTCCCGTTCTTGGCCACTCCGAAGGCATTCATCAGCTCGGCCCCAACCGCCAGGCCACGGTAGTTGAAGGGAATCTCTATCGGGAGCGGGACGAAACCGCGGGAGCGCCTTATAACGGCCCTCTTTCCGTCTACAAACCGGATCACGCTGTCATCTGCTCTGTTGAGTATCTTCCTGTTGTGCAGGAGAAGGTAATCTGCCATCTCTTTCAGCTCCTCGAATGCCCTATCGTTGTCCTTGACCATGGGCATTCCTGGATAGTTTGCCGAGGTCATCACGTAGACCTTCGTTTTGCTCCAGTGAAAGAGGATGTAGTGGGTTCCCGCATAGGGGAGCATGACACCGATGGTATGCAGACCGGGCGCAAGGTTCTCTGGGAGGGGGAAGGGCTCCCTCTTGCGGAGCGTTATGATTGGCCTCCTGTAGCTCGTCAGCTCCTCTTCCTCCTCTTTGCTCAGGTAGGCGAAGGTTTTGACTGTTTCAAGGGAGTCCGCCATTATCGCGAAGGGCTTCTGCGGCCTGAAAGTTCTCCTCCTGAGTTCTGCAACGGCCTCCTCGTTGGTGGCATCACAGGCGAGGTGGATTCCACCTATTCCTTTGATTGCCACGATGTAGCCCTTGTCTATCAGCTCCGCCGCCTTCCTGAGTGGGTCTCCGGTTATCTCCTCGCCGTCGTTTGTGTAAAGGCGGTAGGTCGGCCCGCAGACTGGACAGCAGACGGGCTCGGCGTGGTAGCGCCTGTTGAGCGGGTCTCTGTACTCGCTCTCGCAGTAGTCGCACATCGGGAACTCACGCATGGTCGTGTTCTCGCGGTCGTAGGGTAAATCCTCGATGATTGTAAACCTGGGTCCGCAGTTGGTGCAGACGATGAAGGGGTACATATAGCGCTTGTTCGTCGGGTCGAAGAGCTCTCTTAAACAGTCTTCACATATCGCTATGTCCGGCGGGATTATCGAGTCCCCGCCGCTTCCGCCCTTCGAGCTCTTCTCGATGTAGAAGCGGTCAAAGCCCTGTGGTAGTATCTCCTTTCGCTCAATCTTCTCAATTCTCGCAAGGGGGGGCTTTTTGCGGTATATGTCACGGATAAAAGCCTCTATATCCCCTTCCCTTCCCTCGACTACTATCTCAACTCCGGCGTCGCTGAGGTTCTTGACGTAGCCCCTGAGGTTGTGTTCGTGAGCTATTCTATAGATGAACGGCCTGAACCCGACGGCCTGGACGATGCCTTGAACGTGAATGCGGTAAGCCTTCATAGCTTCCACCGCTTTCCTTTTGCATTTGGAACCTTTATAGGTTTTCAAAACCAAAAGTTGAAAACGAGAGGGGAGTTTTGAACCTTTGGTGTTAGAACAACGCCCCGTACTTGTAGAATATGTGGCATGTCCCCTCGTACGACACCATGCACGGGCCGACGGGGCTCCTCGGCGTGCATGTCTTTCCGAAGTGAGGGCAGTCGGTTGGCATTGCCAGACCCCTCAGCACGGCACCGCAGAGACAGCCTTTCTCAAGGTCGGGCAGGTTCTTGGGAACCTCGACGTGGTAGAAGTTCTGGATTTCGAGCTCCTCCCACTCCTTTCTTACCTCCAGCCCTGTCCTTGGAAGAATTCCAAGGGCACGCCACTTTGCGTCTTTGACCTCAAAGAACTTCTCAATCAGCCGCTGGGCGACGACGTTCCCCTCGTATTTGACGGCGCGCTTGTATTCGTTGACGACCCTCGCATCGCCCTCCTTGTACATTCTTATCAGGAGCAGGATTGCTAGAAGAACATCGTTTGGCTCGAAGCCGGCTATGACCTGCGGAATCCCGTATTTCTCGCTCAGGAACTCCCAGCCCCTGACGCCTATTATCGTCGAGACGTGGCCCGCATCTATAAGCGCGTCTATCCTGCTCTTCTGCTTTATGAGGACCTCTATTCCCTGGGGCGTGAGCCGATGCACGGAATAAATCTTGAAGTTCTCAAGGCCCTCGTTGACGACGGCGTTGAGCATTCCCGCCGTTGGGGCGGTTGTCGTTTCGAAGCCAGGGCTGAAGTGGACCACGGTTTTCTCCGGGTTCTCCTTGGCCATCTTATAGGCGTCGTAGATTGAGTAAACGACCCTAACGTCGTAGCCCTCGCTCTTCAAGTCGGCAAAGCTTCCCATTGGAGTGGGGATTTTGTACATGTCACCGAAGGTCGTGAGAATTATTTCTTCCCCCTCCTCGCGGGCCTTTTTCATAATCAGCTGCATCGCCACGATGTCTTCAACCGGCGTTATGCAGACCGGACAGCCGGGTCCGCTGACTACTTTAACGTTCTCGGGCAAAAGAGAGCGGATTCCTGAGCGGGTAATCGTGTCCTCGTGGGTCCCGCATACGTGCATTATTCTTATCTCGCCGTCGAGGGTTTTTGCCTCTTCTTTAATCTTCTCCACGAGCTTTTGGGCTATTCCCCTGTCTCTGTAAGGAGCCACAACTGATTCAACGCCTTCCATCTCAATCACCCGGGTAGTAGTAGCCTCCAAGTGCGTTTTCCTCGGCTTTGAAGACCTCCTCCCAGGCACTCAGTATCTCTCTGGCCGTTTGCTCGTCTACTCTCTCTATTATGAATCCGGTATGAATTAGCACGTACTCGCCGGGCTTGACGTCGGGCATCAGATCAATCCTCGCCTCCCTCTTAACTCCTCCGAAGTCAACCCAAGCGGTTCCCTTCTCCCTATCAACTTCCAAAACCTTCGCGATGGTTGCTAAACACATGAGCTTCACCTACCTTGGGTTCTCAAGAGGGGCTATTTAGCTTTTCTAAAACCTCCGGTTTGAAACCGTGAAGGTCAGTTCAAGCTTGCTTGAGCGGTGATAAGAGCACCTCGCGAGGGTCTCCTTGGCCTCTTCTCTGCTGATCTTCTCAAGGACTATGCCGTAGTAAATCTTCACGTAGTCCCCAGGTTTTATATCTTTGATGAAGTCCAGCCTTGCTTCCTTTAGGCGGCCGTCAACGTCCACTATTGCCTTTCCGTCCTTTACTTCAACGACCCTTCCCGCGAGCATCAGGGCCATGATTACTGACCAACTCTGGTTAGAGTACCATCTGCCTAATATATTTTTTCCTGACTGGTCAGTCAGATGGGGCATGTTGTGAAAGGCTGGCATGTGCCTGCTAACTTATCCTAAATCCTAGAAATGAGGTTAGATGCGTCCCTTGAAAGTCGGAATTTATGGGGTTTGATCAACCATATCCCTGAGGCGGAAAGTTTAAATCCTTGTTGGTATATCCTCAATGAGGTGAGTGACTAATTAGTCATGAGTGAGGGTTTGTCCATGAAGTCCCCTGGCAAGACCCGCGAGAAACTCGTTTCCGCGGCAATGGAGCTCTTTGCAAAGAAGGGCTTCGATAAGGCCACTGTAGATGAGATAGTGAACCGCGCCGGGGTTGCAAAGGGCACGTTCTACCTCTACTTCAAGAGCAAGGACGACTTAATAAAGGAGATTGCCGTTGATGCTATGCCCATAGCTGCATTTCCCTCTCTCCAAGATCCCTATGTCACTGTTTCGTATCCCACACTCAGGGAATTTCTTCTGGCCCTGGGCAGGGAATTTTTGGAATTCTACGGCAAAAACCACCGCCGTGAGATACTTTTCAGCCTCCTGGCCATGAGAAAACGTAGTAAATCTCTTGACCTGCTTTATAACGAATCATGCTCCGAACTTCTCAGAACCGGAGCCCGCAGGATAATGGTTTACACAAAAGTCGGGTTTGCCCAGGCCCTCGTCGCCTTCCAGGTCTTTATAGGGTCTCTGCTCCACTATCTGCACGCGAAGGAATGCGTTGGTTTCAGTGACGAGGAGTACCTGAACCACTTGGTGGATGTCGTTACATCTTACCTTAAGCTCTCCGCTGAGATATAAACCCTTTTGGGATAACTTCTGTGAAACACTTTACGTTTTATCTTCCTTTCTGTTTACAAGAGTGTTTAATTGTGTGCACGAAAGGTATTTAAGGTACAAGGGTAAATGACTAGTCAGTCAATGTACTTAGAGGTGATGGACGTGGCTGAAAAGCTCGTGCCCGTAGTGTGTCCCTGGTGTTCAGTCGGCTGTCGCTTCTATGCG encodes the following:
- a CDS encoding potassium channel family protein, which gives rise to MCEYVYENGKKCRLKAVEGSKYCPLHIPYEEGESLMGEEIKNLKDKTFQRRLNRGQSYFEGVYLYDATIKEYRSEKMLVFKNSQIKSLVIEDSEFKGLILINSTVDRVILFHSKIEVLLVKGSTVFGLNVLQVDFSSNISVRDSSVKYLMLNSTQYVGEKAEESYGEKSAKGVVEIAGLRDVRRIGINTRYPLLRKILEEHGVNVSEGGRRTVKVNSLIIRDVSFDAAPRYKRQVRLSIGGFSGNLVLENLDVFGHIEISWSNLKSPEFVHVLIHSNLIIRKSHITVGPTWAMTVLPSLPIELTVSGFMIIEDCHFNNPYAEEVFYRLARTSWERSGDFERADEYYYLEMVARRKARLKARRKGLRKLFDRFEVLFEWLFADLTCKYGTDWKRPILIWLFIVNVLFPVLFFVTKSVQGLSSSLSFLDYEYFSIVTATTLGYGDYHPIGVGRIIASVEALFGMFMWAVFLTVFARKYMR
- a CDS encoding ATP-NAD kinase family protein is translated as MRVGLIVNPIAGMGGKVALKGTDGVVEEAIRRGARPVSPDLVRLFLRELSHYPGARSIVFLTGPGPLGEDYLRELGFKFEVIPLEVRYREVDGVVIPDTGPEHTKALAREMLDKVSLILFAGGDGTARDIVSVVGKKVPILGIPTGVKMYSGVFAVSPEKAVEVLVKFLRGEARLEEREVRDIDEDSFRRDEVRAKTYWTALVPVVENLVQGSKEAVKADESEELEALAEAVAEEILENDGIYFLGSGSTIKRIKDSLGIEGTLLGVDVVEVKDGRARLLVKDATERDLLRFVDGDPKVVVTVVGGANFLFGRGNQQFSAEVLRRIPRENVLVVATPDKVKGPIRVYTGDREVDDKFRGYLRVRVSSWMERLVKVI
- a CDS encoding cysteine desulfurase, with product MRIPEDVRKDIPLTSEVIYFDNTATSLTPKPVIEAMDEYYLKYRANVHRGIHRLSQMATHKYEESRKVVADFLNAKFEEIVFTKNTSESLNLVALGLEGIFKRGDKIVTTPYEHHSDLLPWQRLAKKLGLRLEFIDGDDEGNLDLSDAERKVKGAKLVAVQHVSNALGVIHEVEELGKMAKEEGAIFVVDAAQSAGHMEVDVKKLHADFLGLSGHKGPMGPTGIGVLYISEEFFDAFEPPMIGGGTIEDVDLDGYKLTEPPERFEAGTPNIGGAIGLAAGIRYIEKIGIDKIERQEHKLVKRITEGLDELEVPWYGPRNLKKHAGVVSFNVPGLHPHDVAAILDEHNIMVRSGHHCALPVMKKLGVNGTVRASFHVYNSIEEVETFLGVMEELVRGLR
- a CDS encoding ATP-binding protein, with the protein product MKVLVSGKGGCGKSTISAMLGKYLAGKGYRVLIIDADESNPGLYRMLGLPKVKTLAEHLGGKKRAKILMAAEGKGELDEELFNWTLDDIPGEILAKKRNLAVLTIGKIEEAEEGCACPYGFLARKLLEGITLKDGEIIIVDTEAGIEHFGRGIDKYVDVVIDVAEPSAESIELSKKIATLSESLGLKHILVLNKALPGVEEELPVKPDVVIPFDQNFILGSLKGREIEPIPQIEELWKKVESSP
- the hypE gene encoding hydrogenase expression/formation protein HypE — its product is MSEKIKLEHGAGGEIMEELLRDVILKTLTLKSAGGIGLDALDDGATIPFGDKHLVFTIDGHTVKPLFFPGGDIGRLAVSGTVNDLAVMGAKPLALANSMIIGEGLDMEVLEKVLRSMDETAKEVPVPIVTGDTKVVEDPIEMFVITAGVGIAERPISDAGAKVGDVVLVSGTIGDHGIALMSHREGIAFETELKSDVAPIWEVVEAVAKAIGWENIHAMKDPTRAGLSNALNEIARKSNVGILVREADIPVKPEVKAASEMLGISPYDVANEGKVVMVVAKEYAEEALEAMRKTKRGKDAAIIGEVIEEYRGKVLLETGIGGKRFMEPPAGDPVPRIC
- a CDS encoding HEPN domain-containing protein; its protein translation is MREYAEILRKARKSIEAARTLFENGFYAFALSRAYYSMFYCAEAILMTKNIRVSKHSAVIALLGRDFVKTGEIPHKFFTYLRTAFNLRQTADYSFVVDITEEEARENIRRAEEFLEFTRRYLTSKGFLEG
- a CDS encoding nucleotidyltransferase family protein translates to MATIPREELLNILREVKEKAKEILGDDLVEVILFGSYARGEAREDSDVDVLIIVKRRLTLDEYDRLSEVTEKYLLDRGLVISVIVYPTNAKMEHDPLIQTVHTEGIKI